One region of Culex pipiens pallens isolate TS chromosome 2, TS_CPP_V2, whole genome shotgun sequence genomic DNA includes:
- the LOC128093021 gene encoding trypsin 3A1-like, translated as MKTYIAFSSAYDDNAPYDSGQGRIAGGINASITEHPYLVALESNSRLVCGGSIISQNLILTAAHCLINRNPSHVAVRYGSTDRERGGTVVPAKQFFVHSDFDTQTTQHDIALIELEEPIIFSRSARPVQIIKQHVDLLAGTKCIVSGWGMLNTYGPMADRLQSVRVPLWNMAACGKAYPAVYLGEGKLCAGSAGKDSCQADSGGPLVCHGKLVGLVSFGQDCGDPRHPGVYTSVLHYLDWVEMAKSPERRQRERFRWIGSANHNYNSGKNDASKIDPKLVLSLVMLFAFKLQQRFV; from the exons ATGAAAACTTACATCGCCT TTTCCAGTGCCTACGATGACAATGCCCCCTATGACTCCGGCCAAGGCCGGATCGCCGGCGGTATCAACGCTTCCATAACCGAGCATCCTTATCTGGTGGCGCTGGAGTCCAACTCCCGGCTCGTTTGTGGAGGATCGATCATCTCCCAAAATTTAATCTTGACCGCCGCCCACTGTTTGAT TAACAGAAACCCAAGTCATGTCGCTGTCCGGTATGGATCTACCGATCGGGAGAGGGGTGGAACCGTTGTTCCGGCAAAGCAGTTCTTCGTACACAGCGATTTCGACACCCAAACAACTCAACACGACATCGCATTGATCGAGCTTGAAGAACCAATAATCTTCAGCAGGTCGGCAAGGCCAGTTCAGATCATCAAACAGCACGTTGACCTTCTGGCCGGCACCAAGTGTATCGTCAGTGGGTGGGGCATGCTGAACACGTACGGTCCCATGGCAGACCGGTTGCAGTCCGTACGGGTGCCGTTGTGGAACATGGCAGCCTGCGGGAAGGCCTATCCAGCCGTTTACCTCGGCGAGGGCAAACTTTGCGCCGGGTCGGCTGGAAAAGACTCCTGTCAAGCCGACTCCGGAGGACCGCTGGTTTGCCACGGTAAACTAGTTGGACTAGTGTCCTTCGGTCAGGATTGCGGCGACCCAAGACACCCCGGAGTGTACACCAGCGTGCTACATTACCTCGATTGGGTCGAAATGGCCAAGTCCCCGGAGCGAAGACAGCGGGAACGCTTCCGCTGGATCGGTTCAGCAAACCACAACTACAACTCAGGGAAAAATGacgcgtcaaaaatcgatcccAAGTTGGTCCTAAGCCTTGTCATGCTGTTTGCCTTCAAATTACAACAACGCTTCGTTTAG